A genome region from Taeniopygia guttata chromosome 18, bTaeGut7.mat, whole genome shotgun sequence includes the following:
- the PPP1R27 gene encoding protein phosphatase 1 regulatory subunit 27 — protein MRDYCPLGLRYRRYTPRLRASRTVHFPNDVVFQDHIKKGDLEQVGRFIRARKVTLDTIYPSGMAALHEAVLTGNLDCVKLLVKYGADIHQRDENGWTPLHMACSDGYADIARYLLSLGASLEATTDDGEKPSDLIDPQYEDLVQLLGATALR, from the exons ATGAGGGACTATTGCCCCTTGGGGCTGCGCTACCGCCGGTACACGCCGCGGCTCAGGGCCTCGCGCACCGTGCACTTCCCCAACGACGTCGTCTTTCAGGACCACATCAAGAAGGGGGACCTGGAGCAGGTGGGCAGGTTCATACGAGCCAGGAAGGTGACACTGGACACCATCTACCCTTCTG GCATGGCAGCCCTCCATGAAGCCGTGCTGACGGGAAACCTGGACTGTGTGAAGCTCCTGGTGAAATACGGCGCTGACATCCACCAGAGAGATGAGAACGGCTGGACGCCCCTGCACATGGCGTGCAGCGACGGCTACGCCGACATAGCCAG GTACCTCCTGTCCCTCGGGGCCAGCCTGGAGGCCACCACCGACGACGGGGAGAAACCGTCGGACCTCATCGACCCCCAGTACGAGGACCTGGTGCAGCTCTTGGGAGCCACCGCGCTGCGCTGA
- the GCGR gene encoding glucagon receptor isoform X2, with protein sequence MWSRGGMSQPRLLTLLVLLLCCQGPCAQITDNVVERWKEYSEECQRNMSRLPAPTELVCNRTFDKFSCWPDTMPNSTASVPCPWFLPWYQKVKHKHVFKTCGPDGQWMTGPRGQSLRDATQCEQDDEDLKAQEKFAKTYGSFKGVSVLVIDALLKTHYSDKIDGYNVQVWLSDEAAAGCRAATVFMQYGIVANYCWLLVEGIYLHNLLVVAVFSERSYFTLYLCIGWGAPMLFLIPWVIVKFLYENIQCWSTNNNMGFWWILRFPVFLAILINFFIFIRIIQILVSKLRAHQMRYTDYKFRLAKSTLTLIPLLGIHEVVFAFITDEHAQGTLRYVKLFFDLFLSSFQGLLVAILYCFVNKEVQAELLKRWHRWKLGKDLAEEYKHTYSHAPSARNGTGSTCEKHQLVSGCTNGLGRSLAPQASSQCLERSGHSTAEHLALAGHHHCYEFPETTAESHF encoded by the exons ATGTGGTCCAGAGGAGGGATGTCCCAGCCACGTCTCCTCAccctcctggtgctgctgctctgctgccag GGTCCCTGTGCCCAGATCACGGATAATGTCGTTGAGAGGTGGAAGGAGTACAGCGAGGAGTGCCAGCGCAACATGAGCCGCCTGCCTGCACCCACAG AGCTGGTCTGTAACCGCACCTTCGACAAGTTCTCGTGCTGGCCCGACACAATGCCCAACAGCACAGCCAGTGTGCCCTGCCCCTGGTTCCTGCCCTGGTACCAGAAAG TGAAGCACAAACACGTCTTCAAGACCTGTGGGCCAGACGGACAGTGGATGACAGGGCCACGGGGACAGTCCCTGCGTGATGCCACGCAGTGTGAGCAGGATGACGAGGACCTAAAGGCGCAG gAAAAATTTGCCAAGACCTATGGCAGCTTCAAG GGCGTCTCTGTGCTGGTCATCGACGCCCTGCTCAAGACCCACTACAGTGACAAGATCGACGGCTACAACGTGCAAGTCTGGCTGAGCGACGAG GCAGCCGCAGGCTGTCGGGCAGCCACAGTCTTCATGCAGTACGGCATCGTGGCCAACTACTGCTGGCTGCTGGTGGAAGGCATCTACCTGCATAACCTGCTGGTGGTGGCCGTCTTCTCTGAGAGGAGCTACTTCACCCTCTACCTGTGCATCGGCTGGG GGGCACCCATGCTGTTCCTCATTCCCTGGGTCATTGTGAAGTTCCTCTATGAAAACATACA GTGCTGGTCCACAAACAACAACATGGGCTTCTGGTGGATCCTCCGCTTCCCCGTGTTCCTGGCCATCCTG ATCAACTTCTTCATCTTCATCCGCATCATCCAGATTCTTGTTTCCAAGCTTCGTGCACACCAGATGCGCTACACTGACTACAAGTTCAG GCTGGCCAAGTCCACCCTGACACTCATCCCGCTGCTGGGCATCCATGAGGTGGTCTTCGCCTTCATCACAGACGAGCACGCCCAGGGCACACTGCGCTACGTCAAGCTCTTCTTCGACCTCTTCCTGAGCTCcttccag GGTTTGCTGGTGGCCATTCTCTACTGCTTCGTCAACAAGGAG gtgcaggcagagctgctgaagcgaTGGCACCGCTGGAAGCTGGGGAAGGACCTGGCTGAGGAATACAAGCACACCTACAGCCATGCACCCAGTGCCCGCAACGGCACCGGCAGCACCTGTGAGAAGCACCAGCTGGTGAGTGGCTGCACCAACGGGCTGGGGCGCAGCCTGGCCCCCCAGGCCAGCTCCCAGTGCCTGGAGAGGAgtgggcacagcactgctgagcaccTCGCCCTGGCGGGCCATCACCACTGCTACGAGTTTCCTGAGACCACGGCCGAGAGCCACTTCTGA
- the GCGR gene encoding glucagon receptor isoform X1, whose protein sequence is MWSRGGMSQPRLLTLLVLLLCCQGPCAQITDNVVERWKEYSEECQRNMSRLPAPTELVCNRTFDKFSCWPDTMPNSTASVPCPWFLPWYQKVKHKHVFKTCGPDGQWMTGPRGQSLRDATQCEQDDEDLKAQEKFAKTYGSFKVMYTVGYSVSLCALLLALALLLGFSKLHCMRNYIHMNLFASFILKGVSVLVIDALLKTHYSDKIDGYNVQVWLSDEAAAGCRAATVFMQYGIVANYCWLLVEGIYLHNLLVVAVFSERSYFTLYLCIGWGAPMLFLIPWVIVKFLYENIQCWSTNNNMGFWWILRFPVFLAILINFFIFIRIIQILVSKLRAHQMRYTDYKFRLAKSTLTLIPLLGIHEVVFAFITDEHAQGTLRYVKLFFDLFLSSFQGLLVAILYCFVNKEVQAELLKRWHRWKLGKDLAEEYKHTYSHAPSARNGTGSTCEKHQLVSGCTNGLGRSLAPQASSQCLERSGHSTAEHLALAGHHHCYEFPETTAESHF, encoded by the exons ATGTGGTCCAGAGGAGGGATGTCCCAGCCACGTCTCCTCAccctcctggtgctgctgctctgctgccag GGTCCCTGTGCCCAGATCACGGATAATGTCGTTGAGAGGTGGAAGGAGTACAGCGAGGAGTGCCAGCGCAACATGAGCCGCCTGCCTGCACCCACAG AGCTGGTCTGTAACCGCACCTTCGACAAGTTCTCGTGCTGGCCCGACACAATGCCCAACAGCACAGCCAGTGTGCCCTGCCCCTGGTTCCTGCCCTGGTACCAGAAAG TGAAGCACAAACACGTCTTCAAGACCTGTGGGCCAGACGGACAGTGGATGACAGGGCCACGGGGACAGTCCCTGCGTGATGCCACGCAGTGTGAGCAGGATGACGAGGACCTAAAGGCGCAG gAAAAATTTGCCAAGACCTATGGCAGCTTCAAGGTGATGTACACTGTGGGCTACTCTGTATCCCTGTGTGCACTGCTGcttgccctggccctgctgctgggcttcaG CAAGCTGCACTGCATGAGGAACTACATCCACATGAACCTCTTTGCCTCCTTCATCCTGAAGGGCGTCTCTGTGCTGGTCATCGACGCCCTGCTCAAGACCCACTACAGTGACAAGATCGACGGCTACAACGTGCAAGTCTGGCTGAGCGACGAG GCAGCCGCAGGCTGTCGGGCAGCCACAGTCTTCATGCAGTACGGCATCGTGGCCAACTACTGCTGGCTGCTGGTGGAAGGCATCTACCTGCATAACCTGCTGGTGGTGGCCGTCTTCTCTGAGAGGAGCTACTTCACCCTCTACCTGTGCATCGGCTGGG GGGCACCCATGCTGTTCCTCATTCCCTGGGTCATTGTGAAGTTCCTCTATGAAAACATACA GTGCTGGTCCACAAACAACAACATGGGCTTCTGGTGGATCCTCCGCTTCCCCGTGTTCCTGGCCATCCTG ATCAACTTCTTCATCTTCATCCGCATCATCCAGATTCTTGTTTCCAAGCTTCGTGCACACCAGATGCGCTACACTGACTACAAGTTCAG GCTGGCCAAGTCCACCCTGACACTCATCCCGCTGCTGGGCATCCATGAGGTGGTCTTCGCCTTCATCACAGACGAGCACGCCCAGGGCACACTGCGCTACGTCAAGCTCTTCTTCGACCTCTTCCTGAGCTCcttccag GGTTTGCTGGTGGCCATTCTCTACTGCTTCGTCAACAAGGAG gtgcaggcagagctgctgaagcgaTGGCACCGCTGGAAGCTGGGGAAGGACCTGGCTGAGGAATACAAGCACACCTACAGCCATGCACCCAGTGCCCGCAACGGCACCGGCAGCACCTGTGAGAAGCACCAGCTGGTGAGTGGCTGCACCAACGGGCTGGGGCGCAGCCTGGCCCCCCAGGCCAGCTCCCAGTGCCTGGAGAGGAgtgggcacagcactgctgagcaccTCGCCCTGGCGGGCCATCACCACTGCTACGAGTTTCCTGAGACCACGGCCGAGAGCCACTTCTGA
- the SLC25A10 gene encoding mitochondrial dicarboxylate carrier isoform X1 produces the protein MAEQRVSRWYFGGLASSGAACCTHPLDLLKVHLQTQQEVKMRMMGMAMHVIRTDGFLALYNGLSASLCRQMTYSLTRFGIYETAKNYLGNQGPPPFYQKVLLAATGGFTGGFVGTPADMVNVRMQNDMKQPPAQRRNYSHALDGMYRVLREEGLKKLFSGASVASARGALVTVGQLSCYDQTKQLVLATGLLSDNVFTHFLSSFIAGLCATFLCQPLDVLKTRLMNSHGEYQGVTHCAMETAKLGPLAFYKGFVPAAVRLVPQTVLTFVFLEQLRKYFGIKVTT, from the exons ATGGCGGAGCAGCGCGTTTCGCGTTGGTACTTCGGCGGCCTCGCGTCGTCCGGGGCCGCCTGCTGCACCCACCCCCTGGATCTGCTGAAG GTCCACCTGCAGACGCAGCAGGAGGTGAAGATGCGGATGATGGGGATGGCAATGCACGTGATCCGCACCGACGGCTTCCTGGCTCTCTACAATGGGCTCAGCGCCTCGCTGTGCCGGCAG ATGACATATTCCTTGACGCGCTTTGGCATCTATGAGACTGCGAAGAACTACCTGGGCAACCAGGGGCCTCCCCCATTCTACCAGAAAGTGCTCTTGGCTGCAACAGGAG GTTTCACTGGTGGGTTTGTGGGAACTCCAGCGGACATGGTGAACGTCAG GATGCAGAACGACATGAAGCAGCCGCCGGCACAGCGGCGCAA TTATTCCCATGCCCTGGATGGCATGTACCGTGTCCTCCGGGAAG AGGGCCTGAAGAAACTCTTCTCAGGAGCATCAGTGGCATCGGCCCGTGGTGCCCTTGTTACAGTTGGACAG CTTTCCTGTTATGACCAGACCAAGCAGCTGGTTCTCGCAACTGGATTGCTGTCAGACAATGTCTTCACTCACTTCCTGTCCAGCTTCATCGCT GGCCTGTGTGCCACATtcctgtgccagcccctggATGTGCTCAAGACCCGCCTCATGAACTCCCACGGGGAGTACCAG GGTGTCACCCACTGTGCCATGGAAACTGCCAAGCTCGGACCACTTGCCTTCTACAAG GGCTTCGTTCCTGCTGCTGTCCGGCTCGTTCCTCAGACCGTTCTCACCTTTgtcttcctggagcagctgcgcAAATATTTTGGGATCAAAGTGACCACCTGA
- the SLC25A10 gene encoding mitochondrial dicarboxylate carrier isoform X2: MRMMGMAMHVIRTDGFLALYNGLSASLCRQMTYSLTRFGIYETAKNYLGNQGPPPFYQKVLLAATGGFTGGFVGTPADMVNVRMQNDMKQPPAQRRNYSHALDGMYRVLREEGLKKLFSGASVASARGALVTVGQLSCYDQTKQLVLATGLLSDNVFTHFLSSFIAGLCATFLCQPLDVLKTRLMNSHGEYQGVTHCAMETAKLGPLAFYKGFVPAAVRLVPQTVLTFVFLEQLRKYFGIKVTT, encoded by the exons ATGCGGATGATGGGGATGGCAATGCACGTGATCCGCACCGACGGCTTCCTGGCTCTCTACAATGGGCTCAGCGCCTCGCTGTGCCGGCAG ATGACATATTCCTTGACGCGCTTTGGCATCTATGAGACTGCGAAGAACTACCTGGGCAACCAGGGGCCTCCCCCATTCTACCAGAAAGTGCTCTTGGCTGCAACAGGAG GTTTCACTGGTGGGTTTGTGGGAACTCCAGCGGACATGGTGAACGTCAG GATGCAGAACGACATGAAGCAGCCGCCGGCACAGCGGCGCAA TTATTCCCATGCCCTGGATGGCATGTACCGTGTCCTCCGGGAAG AGGGCCTGAAGAAACTCTTCTCAGGAGCATCAGTGGCATCGGCCCGTGGTGCCCTTGTTACAGTTGGACAG CTTTCCTGTTATGACCAGACCAAGCAGCTGGTTCTCGCAACTGGATTGCTGTCAGACAATGTCTTCACTCACTTCCTGTCCAGCTTCATCGCT GGCCTGTGTGCCACATtcctgtgccagcccctggATGTGCTCAAGACCCGCCTCATGAACTCCCACGGGGAGTACCAG GGTGTCACCCACTGTGCCATGGAAACTGCCAAGCTCGGACCACTTGCCTTCTACAAG GGCTTCGTTCCTGCTGCTGTCCGGCTCGTTCCTCAGACCGTTCTCACCTTTgtcttcctggagcagctgcgcAAATATTTTGGGATCAAAGTGACCACCTGA
- the MRPL12 gene encoding large ribosomal subunit protein bL12m (The RefSeq protein has 2 substitutions compared to this genomic sequence), producing MLPAALPAARRALLPLLPPPPRRGAPAGLRALGTGPARRSEALAGAPLDTAAKEYSPKVRQLVRDIAGLTLLEVADLNALLKETLKIPDAAVMPAAAAASLLPAQAAPQEEEEVVPLKKEKTHFTVRLTELKASDKVKLIKEVKNFVPGVNLVQAKKLVESLPQEIRANASKEEAEKIKAALEAAGGTVVLE from the exons ATGCTGCCCGCCGCGctgcccgccgcccgccgggcgctgctgccgctgctgccgccgccgccgcgccgcggGGCCCCCGCCGGGCTGCGAGCGCTCGGCACCGGCCCCGCGCGGCGCTCGGAGGCGCTGGCCGGAGCGCCGCTGGACACGGCCGCCAAGGAGTACTCGCCCAAGGTGCGGCAGCTGGTGCGGGACATCGCGGGGCTGACGCTGCTGGAGGTGGCCGATCTCAACGCGCTGCTCAAG GAGACGCTGAAGATCCCGGACGTGGCGGTGATGCCcgcggcggccgccgcctccctgCTGCCCGCCCAGGCGGCTCCGCAG gaggaggaggaggtggtcCCGctcaagaaagagaaaactcaTTTCACCGTCCGGCTGACAGAGCTGAAGGCCTCTGACAAGGTGAAGCTGATCAAGGAGGTGAAAAACTTCGTGCCTGGAGTGAACCTCGTGCAG GCAAAGAAGCTGGTGGAGTCCCTTCCACAGGAGATCAAGGCGAATGCGTCCAAAGAGGAAGCAGAGAAGATCAAAGCAGCGCtagaggcagcaggagggactGTTGTTCTGGAGTAG